A stretch of Mytilus edulis chromosome 11, xbMytEdul2.2, whole genome shotgun sequence DNA encodes these proteins:
- the LOC139494379 gene encoding bifunctional 3'-5' exonuclease/ATP-dependent helicase WRN-like gives MADDILDSMITEVCALFGVEMLKFEQREIVTSLLTRRYCTAVLPTGFGKSLPYQIYLPLIRRMKAEPGPTEVFTPETVNNLEKLDVEEKIIVCCPLVSLMNDQVKRLETVPGLKSAFKGNSEEGDQEIRNGSIDVIFASPETLVGDPYWRSQLQQLSVGLIVLDEFHTITTWAGDEETDEQEAFRKWFRYIGEMRAMFPNATALALRATSLALSATCTNKIKKQVMKILNFKTDNTMFLNVSPDKSNIKLVVKKIENSVDTAMFWLIDSLERLGKDFPKTLIYANSINEVSKLYAYTTTEVPVCKSLVEMFHSETSDKNKKKIIEAMCQISSDIRIVFATTALGMGIDVVACHSIILYGSPRSILDLVQEIGRVGRDNSNSVAILMHNSYHLRSVNKEDKIVFTTNTCRRQVLMSNFLQDTELEELA, from the exons ATGGCGGACGATATACTGGATTCGATGATTACAGAAGTTTGTGCATTATTTGGAGTAGAAATGTTAAAATTTGAGCAAAGAGAAATAGTGACATCACTTTTAACGAGACGATACTGTACGGCTGTATTACCAACGGGATTTGGAAAGTCACTCCCGTACCAGATTTACCTTCCTTTGATACGGAGAATGAAAGCTGAGCCTGGACCCACTGAAGTGTTCACTCCAGAAACTGTCAATAATTTAGAGAAGCTTGACGTAGAAGAGAAAATAATTGTCTGTTGTCCACTTGTATCACTGATGAACGACCAAGTAAAGCGTCTAGAAACTGTACCTGGATTGAAGTCCGCCTTTAAAG GCAACTCTGAAGAGGGTGATCAAGAGATAAGAAACGGATCAATTGACGTCATATTTGCATCTCCTGAGACACTGGTTGGCGATCCTTATTGGAGGTCACAACTCCAACAGCTTTCAGTAGGGTTGATAGTTCTAGATGAATTTCATACCATAACAACATG GGCAGGTGATGAAGAGACAGATGAGCAGGAAGCATTTAGGAAGTGGTTTAGATATATAGGAGAGATGAGGGCCATGTTTCCGAATGCTACTGCATTAGCATTAAGGGCTACTTCATTAGCATTAAGCGCTACTTGTACCAACAAGATAAAGAAGCAGGTCATGAAAATCCTGAACTTTAAAACAGACAATACTATGTTTTTGAATGTGTCTCCAGACAAGAGCAATATTAAActtgttgttaaaaaaattgaaaactctGTTGACACTGCCATGTTTTGGCTTATAGACTCTCTTGAACGTTTAGGAAAGGATTTTCCTAAAACATTGATATATGCCAACAGCATCAACGAAGTTTCCAAATTGTATGCATACACTACAACTGAGGTGCCAGTGTGTAAGTCTCTGGTTGAAATGTTTCATTCTGAAACAtctgacaaaaataaaaagaaaataatagagGCTATGTGTCAAATATCTAGTGATATAAGAATTGTATTTGCAACCACTGCATTAGGAATGGGTATTGATGTTGTAGCTTGTCATAGCATCATACTTTACGGTTCACCAAGAAGTATTTTAGATTTAGTACAGGAAATAGGAAGAGTGGGACGGGACAATTCCAACTCTGTTGCAATATTGATGCACAACTCTTATCATTTAAGAAGTGTCAACAAGGAAGACAAGATAGTCTTCACAACAAATACTTGCAGAAGACAGGTTCTAATGAGTAATTTCTTGCAAGATACTGAGTTGGAAGAACTTGCTTAA